The following proteins are co-located in the Vigna unguiculata cultivar IT97K-499-35 chromosome 9, ASM411807v1, whole genome shotgun sequence genome:
- the LOC114164641 gene encoding patatin-13-like, with protein sequence MIQNDLRYLNMVELQARDPNADLAHFFDVIGGSGTSALITALLATPSPHDPTRAAFTPAQIVDFYKQNGPHVFNSSRYAI encoded by the exons ATGATACAAAACGATTTGAG GTATTTGAATATGGTTGAGTTGCAGGCTAGGGATCCAAATGCAGATTTAGCACATTTCTTTGATGTGATAGGAGGGAGTGGCACTAGTGCACTCATAACAGCTTTGTTAGCCACACCAAGCCCTCATGATCCTACTCGTGCTGCCTTTACTCCTGCACAAATTGTAGACTTCTACAAACAAAATGGCCCTCATGTATTCAATTCATCTAG ATACGCAATTTGA